Genomic segment of Veillonella parvula DSM 2008:
TCTTTATAATATATTTAATAGATATAATAATTTTGAAAGTAAATATTATAACATTATTGAGTATTATTTTGAGGATGCAGAAAAGAAAATTAGCGATGATTTTAAAATTAAAAGATTGTATAAATATACTTCTAAAGATAAAGTGATTGAAAATCGATATCAAGTCAATGATGGAAAACTATCTTTCTCACCTCCCTGGGCGTTCAATGATCCTTTTGACTCTAATTGTTTGCTATCCAATAATGAAGATATGAGTGAATGTTTTAGAGTTCTTTGTCTTACACATAAATATAATAATATTTTAATGTGGTCATATTATTCTCAAAATCATCAAGGTTATTGTTTTGAATACTCTCCTATTAATTTAGTTCATGCAATTAAAAATATTCCTATATCTGGAATATGTATATATGGAGATCTCAATTATTCCTCTAGTCGGCCTATTCAAAAATCTCAAGTTGATTATTTTTCTTATACAGATTTGAAGTTTTATATAAATGCAACTTTTACTAAATATTGTGAGTGGAGTCATGAAGATGAGTGTAGATTTGTGTGTATATCTTCAGAATATAATGAAAGCTTTATTACGATACAAGCAAATATTGAGAGAGTTTATGAAGGCTGCCAAGGAGATTGTAGTGCGATTTATAATTCTCAGGACGAACAGTTGGAAGTGATACAACTATCAAAGGATAGACAAGAGTATAGATTAAATGGATAAAGTTTCTATTATTAAGATTTAGCTCAACTAAAATAATAAGTTTTTTAGACTTATATTTGGTTATGATGGGGGACAAGATGGAAATTATCTATACCGAAGAAAGAAATTTTACGCCCCAGCAAGTAGCAGCGTTATTTCTGTCTGTTCGTTGGGTGGTAGGTAAATATCCTGATCGATTGTATAAGGCTTTGATGAATTCGTCGCGCGTGATTTCTGCTTGGGATGGAGATCGCTTAATAGGTCTTATTCGCGTCATGGATGATAGCGAGCTGGTATGCTTCATCAATTATGTGCTAGTTCATCCTGATTATCGGGGCCAAGGTATTGCAGGACACTTGCTTGAAATGGTGAAAGACGCTTACAAATCGTATTTGTATATCAATGTTATGATTGGTGAAAGTAAGAATGCTCCATTTTATGAAAAGCACGGATTTAAGATTAAAGAGGACTCATTACCAATGCAGTATCGAAATGTGCCGAA
This window contains:
- a CDS encoding DUF2971 domain-containing protein; translation: MNILLKDQIDNYRFAVAKIVFLLVEDRYKYIEDIPYSNLMLVRNIETKEKIYISILSKPTDKSFSKKTVHVYYQNASYKRYNSTINNKNAIHYNLKINKLSKSFDTLFNEAIKIAFKDIVILYNIFNRYNNFESKYYNIIEYYFEDAEKKISDDFKIKRLYKYTSKDKVIENRYQVNDGKLSFSPPWAFNDPFDSNCLLSNNEDMSECFRVLCLTHKYNNILMWSYYSQNHQGYCFEYSPINLVHAIKNIPISGICIYGDLNYSSSRPIQKSQVDYFSYTDLKFYINATFTKYCEWSHEDECRFVCISSEYNESFITIQANIERVYEGCQGDCSAIYNSQDEQLEVIQLSKDRQEYRLNG
- a CDS encoding GNAT family N-acetyltransferase, with the translated sequence MEIIYTEERNFTPQQVAALFLSVRWVVGKYPDRLYKALMNSSRVISAWDGDRLIGLIRVMDDSELVCFINYVLVHPDYRGQGIAGHLLEMVKDAYKSYLYINVMIGESKNAPFYEKHGFKIKEDSLPMQYRNVPKYTKK